A DNA window from Bradyrhizobium sp. CCBAU 53421 contains the following coding sequences:
- the sctL gene encoding type III secretion system stator protein SctL, which produces MTVDVPALPVPPQIRPLGPLIPAAELKIWHDAVDARAAAERHLQRVRSWGRKAYERERGRGHAEGVKAGAEEMTRLIAQAACELAQRKAVLEQQLPELVIEIVRDLLGAFDPGEMLVRSVRHAIEQKYKNTEVCLHVSPLKADLLASEFAAYNGQDGRPKVRIEPDPALAADQCILWSEFGNVDLGLAAQLRALRLGFGLPSHAGEP; this is translated from the coding sequence ATGACGGTCGACGTCCCAGCATTGCCTGTGCCCCCGCAGATCCGCCCGCTTGGACCCCTGATCCCGGCAGCCGAGCTCAAGATCTGGCATGACGCCGTAGACGCGCGGGCCGCTGCCGAACGGCACCTGCAGCGTGTTCGCAGCTGGGGGCGCAAAGCTTATGAGCGGGAACGGGGGCGCGGCCATGCCGAGGGCGTCAAGGCGGGCGCAGAGGAAATGACGCGACTGATTGCGCAGGCTGCGTGTGAACTCGCGCAGCGAAAGGCCGTTCTGGAGCAGCAATTGCCCGAACTGGTCATTGAGATCGTGCGCGATTTGCTTGGCGCCTTTGATCCGGGCGAGATGCTGGTTCGCAGTGTTCGTCACGCGATCGAGCAGAAGTACAAGAACACGGAAGTCTGCCTTCACGTATCGCCCTTAAAAGCCGATCTGCTTGCCAGTGAATTCGCAGCCTACAATGGACAGGATGGCCGGCCCAAGGTCAGGATCGAGCCGGATCCGGCGCTCGCTGCGGACCAATGCATTTTGTGGAGCGAGTTTGGCAATGTCGACCTCGGACTTGCCGCGCAACTCCGCGCGCTCCGTTTGGGGTTTGGCTTGCCTTCGCACGCAGGTGAGCCATGA
- a CDS encoding nodulation protein NolU: MSPTEPNRSFTLASDRLRELTASIHPSRLAACLDPLLSPATLLRLQQSFRLQPRLAALLVGHEVDVSGAGWNEDPLLGHDPRRAALLAGSIWHARSVLKLVSKHDLSILVEMIGAEAHAFAIRHLSSAVATTPIADPERLSRQIEDDGHACLGAWLDKAPALDRSRVLLRLPAGTAADNPAAEHRCAAGALLSLVMAHLRAEAAPV; encoded by the coding sequence ATGTCTCCCACTGAACCCAATCGTTCGTTCACGCTGGCTTCCGATCGATTGCGCGAGCTTACTGCCTCGATCCATCCGAGCCGCCTTGCTGCCTGTCTTGATCCGCTGCTGTCGCCAGCCACGTTGCTCCGACTACAGCAGAGTTTTAGGCTGCAGCCAAGACTGGCCGCACTGCTGGTCGGCCACGAAGTCGATGTGAGCGGAGCTGGTTGGAACGAGGATCCTTTGCTCGGGCATGATCCGCGGCGCGCCGCCCTGCTCGCCGGCAGTATCTGGCATGCACGCTCCGTCCTGAAGCTGGTTTCAAAGCACGATCTGTCAATTTTGGTCGAAATGATCGGTGCAGAAGCGCATGCTTTCGCCATCCGGCATCTATCCAGTGCAGTCGCAACAACCCCTATTGCCGATCCGGAACGCCTGTCGCGACAGATTGAAGATGATGGACATGCCTGTCTTGGTGCCTGGCTCGATAAGGCTCCAGCGCTCGACCGTAGCCGTGTGCTTCTACGCCTGCCCGCCGGCACCGCCGCGGACAATCCGGCAGCTGAGCACCGTTGCGCCGCAGGCGCGCTGCTCTCCTTGGTTATGGCCCATTTGAGGGCGGAGGCTGCCCCGGTATGA
- the sctJ gene encoding type III secretion system inner membrane ring lipoprotein SctJ gives MRLMPGVMRSAGSGSRRSWRRLRVCLALPLLVPLLGCKADLYSKIQEREANEMLALLLGKGVDAARVVAKDGTSTIQVEERQLAYSIDLLNVEGLPRQSFKNLGEVFKGSGLVASPIEERARYVYALSEELSRTVSDIDGVLSARVHVVLPKNDLLRQDGTPSSASVFIRHGSNAKLSALLPQIKMLVANSIEGLSYDKVAVVFVPVERTPLEQPASPAAASAQSAKSASTPWLALGVGGAGAVFVIASYVLLGARLRQFGQSSRKLITFSRRSNVPAVQAAGKKIMSDAT, from the coding sequence ATGAGGCTGATGCCTGGGGTGATGCGCAGTGCGGGCAGCGGCAGCCGTCGATCGTGGCGACGGCTTCGCGTTTGCCTGGCTCTGCCCCTTCTTGTTCCGTTGCTCGGCTGCAAAGCTGACCTCTACAGTAAGATTCAGGAGCGTGAAGCCAATGAGATGCTTGCGCTTCTACTTGGCAAGGGTGTCGATGCAGCTCGTGTTGTCGCCAAGGATGGGACCAGCACGATCCAGGTCGAGGAAAGGCAGCTCGCCTATTCGATTGACTTGCTGAATGTTGAGGGGCTGCCGCGCCAATCTTTCAAGAATCTTGGCGAGGTATTCAAGGGATCCGGCCTCGTTGCCTCGCCGATCGAGGAGCGGGCCCGTTACGTTTATGCCCTCAGCGAGGAATTGTCGCGTACCGTTAGCGATATCGACGGCGTCCTGTCCGCCCGGGTCCACGTAGTCCTTCCTAAAAACGATCTGTTGCGACAAGATGGGACCCCGTCCTCAGCGTCGGTTTTCATCCGACATGGCTCCAACGCAAAGCTCTCGGCGCTGTTGCCTCAGATCAAGATGCTCGTAGCCAACAGCATTGAAGGGCTGTCCTACGACAAGGTGGCTGTGGTCTTCGTGCCGGTTGAGCGAACTCCGCTTGAGCAGCCAGCGTCGCCGGCAGCCGCTTCAGCTCAATCCGCAAAATCTGCTTCAACGCCGTGGCTTGCGCTTGGGGTTGGTGGCGCCGGCGCCGTATTCGTCATTGCATCTTATGTGCTGCTCGGTGCGCGTCTTCGTCAGTTCGGCCAATCATCGCGCAAACTGATCACGTTCAGCAGGCGTTCGAATGTGCCCGCCGTTCAGGCTGCTGGTAAAAAGATCATGTCTGATGCGACATAG
- a CDS encoding nodulation protein NolB: MTPYMMLGATPISPNSADCLANACSPAAAGEQAHFEQSLAQAASNQSATSSVADRAAVIPPVSEVQRANTLANPPGDRILEALSSMYHSHVGAPAAGNVSFAPSVIQPGPAAQPLLQSLDIGAHATVKPVAADFDSMMVNLRDVYRDVVQVSLVSKSTSAVSSSLNKLLSAG; this comes from the coding sequence ATGACTCCTTATATGATGTTAGGCGCAACGCCGATCTCACCCAATTCAGCCGACTGTCTTGCCAATGCCTGCTCGCCGGCAGCTGCCGGCGAGCAGGCCCACTTTGAGCAGTCTCTTGCACAAGCGGCCTCCAACCAGAGTGCCACCTCATCGGTCGCAGATAGAGCCGCAGTCATTCCGCCGGTATCGGAAGTGCAGCGCGCGAACACGCTGGCGAATCCGCCGGGTGATCGCATCCTTGAAGCGCTTTCCAGCATGTACCACAGCCATGTCGGTGCTCCGGCGGCCGGTAATGTGTCGTTTGCGCCGAGCGTCATCCAGCCTGGACCTGCCGCGCAGCCGCTATTGCAGTCGCTCGACATCGGCGCGCATGCGACAGTTAAACCGGTAGCTGCCGATTTCGATTCGATGATGGTGAATCTGCGGGATGTCTACCGGGACGTCGTTCAGGTGTCCCTTGTCTCTAAGAGCACCAGCGCCGTGAGTTCGTCGCTGAACAAGCTGCTATCGGCGGGCTGA
- a CDS encoding nodulation protein NolW: MVLKRILYAGGFICLGMVSALGAPLSLPSALYSYTVLDQDLSAALQEFGNNLNIRVNVSTEVKGRIRGRMPDLPPREFLDRLTNLYNLQWYYDGLVLYISAAHEAQSRLMVLSPISFDAFKSALDALNISDERYIVKPAPGDGLVLASGPPRFIALVDQTLKGLVAEVQARRNPAAAERPPRDSVLMLFRGSSSVVIRDGRPEAHYSPDAPHQDGALREAGTGQR; encoded by the coding sequence ATGGTATTGAAGAGAATTCTTTACGCCGGAGGTTTCATCTGTCTTGGAATGGTCAGCGCGCTTGGCGCCCCCCTCTCGCTGCCGTCGGCCCTTTATAGCTACACGGTTCTGGACCAAGACCTTTCTGCCGCACTGCAGGAGTTTGGCAACAATCTCAATATCAGGGTCAATGTCAGCACTGAAGTGAAGGGCCGGATTCGCGGACGAATGCCGGACCTGCCACCGCGCGAGTTCCTCGATCGTTTGACCAACCTTTACAATCTTCAATGGTATTACGACGGCCTCGTACTTTACATATCTGCGGCCCACGAGGCGCAAAGCCGACTGATGGTGTTGAGCCCGATCAGCTTCGATGCGTTTAAGAGCGCGCTAGATGCGCTCAACATCTCCGATGAACGCTATATCGTGAAACCTGCTCCGGGCGATGGCCTCGTGCTGGCTTCGGGCCCGCCACGCTTCATCGCGCTAGTGGACCAGACGTTGAAGGGCCTTGTGGCGGAGGTACAGGCGCGGCGCAATCCGGCCGCCGCCGAAAGGCCGCCGCGGGATTCGGTTTTGATGTTGTTTCGCGGCTCCTCGAGCGTGGTTATTCGGGACGGACGCCCGGAAGCGCATTATTCGCCCGACGCGCCGCATCAGGACGGCGCCCTGCGCGAAGCTGGCACGGGCCAGAGGTGA
- a CDS encoding ribonucleotide-diphosphate reductase subunit beta — MGRRTTLPTASALLTQIFRFFTQSDIEVGDNYLRRYIPIFQPLTIQMMMAAFTNMETVHIDAYALLLKTLGMPKTDFEAFRGYSEMRAKADYMHEFGVDTVADVARTLAMFGAFTEGMALFASFAMLLNFPRHSKMNGMGQIVSWSVRHESLHCEGIIKLFHEWNRETGAVTRSVRDDIVDVAKTMVKLEENFVDLAFGLGRIEGMRPEQIHTYVRYVADWRLTQLRIAPVFGFFEAKEGGFTQLKAHPLPWLVEILNGVEHANFFEQRATEYSKAASRGSWDGEDGVWAAFGRT; from the coding sequence ATTGGGCGTCGGACCACGTTACCGACAGCGAGCGCGCTGCTCACTCAGATCTTCCGTTTCTTCACTCAATCGGACATCGAAGTCGGCGATAACTATCTTAGGCGCTACATCCCGATCTTCCAGCCGCTCACCATCCAGATGATGATGGCGGCCTTCACCAATATGGAGACGGTCCACATCGACGCCTATGCGCTGCTGCTCAAAACGCTCGGCATGCCCAAGACCGACTTCGAGGCATTTCGCGGCTATTCCGAGATGCGTGCCAAGGCGGACTACATGCACGAGTTCGGCGTCGACACAGTAGCCGATGTCGCCAGGACCTTGGCGATGTTCGGCGCCTTCACCGAAGGGATGGCGTTGTTCGCGAGCTTCGCGATGCTGCTCAATTTCCCCCGCCACAGCAAGATGAACGGCATGGGACAGATCGTAAGCTGGTCGGTTCGCCACGAGAGCCTGCATTGTGAGGGCATTATCAAGCTGTTTCACGAATGGAACCGTGAAACCGGCGCCGTGACGCGCTCCGTCCGTGACGATATCGTCGACGTCGCCAAAACCATGGTGAAGCTGGAGGAGAATTTCGTCGACCTCGCCTTCGGCCTCGGCAGGATCGAGGGCATGAGGCCTGAGCAGATCCACACTTACGTCCGCTATGTCGCCGACTGGCGACTGACCCAGCTGCGGATTGCCCCGGTCTTCGGCTTCTTCGAAGCCAAGGAGGGCGGGTTCACCCAGCTCAAGGCGCATCCGCTCCCTTGGCTCGTCGAGATTCTCAATGGCGTCGAGCACGCCAATTTCTTCGAGCAGCGCGCCACGGAGTACTCCAAGGCGGCGAGCCGCGGCAGCTGGGACGGCGAAGACGGGGTGTGGGCAGCTTTCGGCCGGACGTAG
- a CDS encoding ribonucleoside-diphosphate reductase subunit alpha, translating into MPSPAPLPRPLAPSPRPADLKLDRTRDDLLTPFGKLTVTDRYLLAGELLQDMFARVSCAFADDVAHAQRLYDAMSRLWFMPATPVLSNGGTTRGLPISCFLNSVSDSLEGIVDTWNENVWLASNGGGIGTYWGNVRSIGEKVKGGVTSGIIPFIHVMDGLTLAISQGSLRRGSAAVYLDIHHPEIEEFLEIRKASGDFNRKSLNLHHGISVTDAFMRAVGAGTAFALRSPKTNDVIREIDARQLWQRILENRLQTGEPYLLFIDTVNRSLPKHQRELGLKVSTSNLCSEITLPTGIDHRDEDRTAVCCLSSLNLETWDQWNEKPSFIEDVMRFLDNVLTHFITVAPDGMKRARYAALRERSVGLGVMGFHSFLQSKGIPMESVVAKSFNLNMFRKIRRDADAASVTLARERGPCPDALERGVMARFSHKIAIAPTASISIICGGTSACVEPIPANIYTHKTLSGAISVRNPHLAKLLAAKGADTSATWQSIIAHEGSVAHLDILSEHEKAVFRTAFEIDQRWIVELAADRAAFICQSQSINLYLPADVDKWDLHMLHWTAWKRGVKSLYYCRSKSISRAAFAGNIADGDKAARPQPAQRRADYEECLACQ; encoded by the coding sequence TTGCCATCGCCGGCTCCGCTGCCGCGCCCCCTTGCGCCATCGCCAAGGCCGGCCGATCTCAAGCTCGATCGGACGCGCGACGACCTGTTGACGCCGTTCGGCAAGCTGACGGTGACCGACCGTTATCTGCTCGCCGGCGAATTGCTCCAGGACATGTTCGCGCGGGTGTCTTGCGCCTTCGCGGATGATGTTGCGCATGCCCAACGTCTCTATGATGCGATGTCTCGGCTGTGGTTCATGCCGGCCACACCGGTGCTGTCCAACGGCGGCACCACGCGCGGTCTGCCGATCTCATGCTTCCTTAACTCGGTGTCGGACTCGCTCGAAGGCATCGTCGACACCTGGAACGAGAATGTCTGGCTTGCCTCTAACGGCGGCGGCATCGGCACCTACTGGGGCAACGTTCGCTCGATCGGCGAGAAGGTGAAGGGCGGCGTTACCTCAGGTATCATCCCGTTCATCCACGTCATGGACGGCCTGACATTGGCGATCAGCCAGGGCTCGTTGCGGCGCGGCTCTGCGGCGGTCTATCTCGATATCCACCATCCCGAGATCGAGGAGTTCCTCGAGATCCGCAAGGCGTCCGGCGACTTCAACCGCAAGAGTCTCAACCTGCACCACGGGATCAGCGTTACCGACGCGTTCATGCGTGCCGTGGGCGCCGGCACCGCGTTCGCTCTGCGCAGCCCGAAGACCAACGATGTCATCCGCGAGATCGACGCCCGGCAGCTGTGGCAACGCATCCTGGAGAACCGGCTTCAGACCGGCGAGCCTTATCTGTTGTTTATTGACACCGTCAACCGGTCGCTCCCCAAGCACCAGCGCGAGCTCGGCCTCAAGGTCTCTACCTCCAACCTGTGCAGCGAAATTACCCTGCCGACCGGCATCGATCATCGCGACGAGGACCGCACCGCGGTGTGCTGCCTGTCGTCGCTCAACCTCGAGACCTGGGACCAGTGGAATGAGAAGCCAAGCTTCATCGAGGACGTCATGCGCTTCCTCGACAACGTGCTGACCCACTTCATCACGGTGGCGCCGGACGGCATGAAGCGTGCCCGCTACGCCGCCTTGCGTGAGCGCTCCGTCGGCCTCGGCGTCATGGGTTTCCATTCGTTCCTGCAGTCCAAGGGCATTCCGATGGAAAGTGTCGTGGCCAAGTCGTTCAATCTGAACATGTTCCGGAAAATCCGTCGCGATGCCGACGCGGCATCCGTGACGCTCGCGCGCGAGCGTGGGCCGTGCCCGGATGCACTGGAACGCGGTGTGATGGCGCGCTTCAGCCATAAGATCGCGATCGCGCCAACCGCCTCGATCAGCATCATCTGCGGCGGGACCAGCGCTTGCGTCGAGCCGATTCCGGCCAACATCTACACCCATAAGACCTTGTCCGGTGCCATCTCGGTGCGGAATCCGCATCTCGCCAAGCTGCTGGCCGCCAAGGGCGCAGATACTTCGGCAACTTGGCAGTCGATCATCGCGCACGAGGGTTCCGTCGCTCATCTCGACATCCTGTCGGAGCACGAGAAAGCGGTCTTTCGCACCGCCTTCGAAATCGACCAGCGCTGGATCGTCGAGCTAGCCGCCGACCGCGCCGCGTTCATTTGTCAGAGTCAGTCGATTAACCTCTATCTGCCGGCTGACGTCGATAAGTGGGACCTCCACATGCTGCATTGGACGGCATGGAAGCGCGGGGTGAAGAGCCTCTACTACTGCCGTTCAAAATCGATCTCGCGGGCGGCGTTCGCCGGCAACATCGCTGACGGCGACAAGGCGGCGCGGCCGCAGCCGGCGCAGCGGCGCGCTGACTATGAGGAGTGCCTCGCATGTCAGTGA
- a CDS encoding class I SAM-dependent methyltransferase, with protein MGEIALRVDFSRINRSKAIFYDIYASDDPRAYFSILGDLDYMIPDVSEPVVRQILAAKASATGLKPVVLDVGCSYGINAAVHRFPLTFGGLRHRYARREMRAISSETLVSLDRSFYAAWPDVGLARFIGLDVSARAISYAKSVGLLEQGIVADLEKEALSTDSARILRSVDVIMSTGCIGYVTEKTFSEILDATEKQPWIISFVLRMFPFESLAEAFAKRGLVTERLTGVTFIQRRFRDAEEFESCLASLAALGVDATGLESEGLFHADLILSRPEADARATPLEDVVTVASGRGRPIGPRYVHVESDEGLQVALEP; from the coding sequence ATGGGAGAAATTGCGTTGCGGGTAGATTTTTCGCGTATTAATCGGTCTAAAGCTATATTCTATGATATTTATGCTTCTGATGATCCGAGGGCATATTTCTCAATCCTCGGAGACTTGGATTATATGATCCCGGACGTCTCTGAGCCGGTTGTGCGCCAGATCCTGGCAGCGAAAGCTTCCGCAACCGGCCTTAAGCCCGTCGTGCTCGATGTTGGATGTTCATACGGCATCAACGCAGCGGTGCATCGCTTTCCGCTGACCTTCGGAGGCTTGCGTCACCGCTACGCCCGGCGTGAGATGAGGGCGATCAGTTCTGAGACGCTGGTGAGTCTCGATCGCAGTTTTTATGCAGCCTGGCCTGATGTCGGGTTGGCGCGCTTTATCGGCCTCGATGTGTCGGCACGGGCGATCAGCTATGCAAAGAGTGTTGGCCTCTTGGAGCAGGGCATCGTCGCTGACCTTGAAAAGGAGGCGCTATCGACGGACAGCGCGCGCATTCTCCGCTCCGTGGATGTTATCATGTCAACCGGATGCATCGGCTACGTTACCGAGAAGACGTTCAGCGAGATTCTCGATGCGACAGAGAAGCAACCATGGATCATCTCCTTCGTGCTACGAATGTTCCCATTTGAATCTTTGGCCGAGGCGTTTGCAAAGCGTGGTCTTGTGACAGAACGTCTTACCGGCGTGACGTTCATCCAGCGTCGCTTTCGCGATGCTGAAGAGTTTGAAAGTTGTTTGGCCAGCTTGGCGGCCCTAGGTGTGGATGCGACCGGCCTCGAATCAGAGGGGCTGTTTCATGCCGATCTGATCTTGTCTCGCCCAGAGGCGGATGCACGGGCCACGCCTCTGGAAGACGTTGTCACCGTCGCCAGCGGCAGGGGACGTCCGATTGGACCCCGTTACGTTCATGTTGAAAGCGACGAGGGCTTGCAGGTTGCGCTGGAGCCCTGA
- a CDS encoding HrpF/NolX family T3SS translocon protein encodes MSVDLSPTANSTLAFSGMPAPPSSAQDFASFQAMLGSLTSKDTTSDHSAPQEPAPTESTKQLTEELTQEARNILPPEIRAALDAYQDDPPPSSAAGSPIIAEAPVQSSRITWNGGTLTNAELQIVSVLNRHKDKCPLDWKSLGDLANDPSTPPDLKAAIEALQQDPELFYAIGSQGDGRCGGRIKAGDLCGFSDHHPQVAAFQEQRARTYEQNYMPSDGSGNGEPSVMNLTDALRELYRYSDNLPKNLSLADFRHIVDGNADIGKCPPQVLAAAQYFLDHPNQWKQLYGGSIDQVHKEDFLQVASSSMSLTRDELGTLNTINKNQDAFFGNGDLTREKLVSMVDDKSLSLEVRSAASQLLSDPVLFGLMNNAITGYKTHHKFFDFGGGHTVDSGNISRSDFNQFFNNMSGANRAAPQLKTHAAQTPAEQEATADMMIGVADQPDIKSPKKNGGALMHALNDVLKVGSKVLDWTATAVGVLGFIPGLGELADLASMVIEAEAQAANLLHTAISGGNMKKALEEAGLSLAAQAVGCIAGPEVKIAIREGLVKQAIQEAATAGINLPVSMAQSYAEDYLNNLKARIESERTQAAGAYA; translated from the coding sequence ATGTCAGTCGACCTATCGCCAACCGCCAACTCAACTTTGGCTTTCTCCGGAATGCCCGCCCCGCCCTCTTCGGCGCAGGACTTTGCCAGCTTTCAGGCGATGCTGGGCAGCCTCACGTCGAAAGACACGACCAGCGATCATTCAGCACCGCAGGAACCGGCCCCCACAGAATCAACCAAGCAACTGACGGAGGAACTCACGCAGGAGGCACGGAATATCCTGCCACCAGAGATAAGGGCAGCATTAGATGCATATCAGGATGACCCACCGCCGTCCTCTGCTGCCGGCAGCCCGATCATTGCGGAAGCGCCCGTACAAAGCTCAAGGATCACCTGGAACGGTGGCACGCTGACTAATGCGGAACTGCAGATTGTCTCTGTGCTGAACCGCCACAAGGACAAATGCCCGCTTGATTGGAAGTCTCTGGGAGATTTGGCCAACGATCCTTCGACACCGCCGGATCTAAAGGCAGCGATCGAGGCACTGCAACAGGACCCGGAGCTCTTCTATGCGATCGGTTCGCAAGGCGACGGCCGCTGCGGCGGCAGGATCAAAGCCGGCGATCTCTGCGGATTTTCCGATCATCACCCTCAAGTTGCCGCGTTCCAGGAGCAGCGGGCGCGGACCTACGAGCAGAACTACATGCCATCCGACGGTTCCGGAAACGGTGAGCCGTCGGTCATGAACCTGACCGATGCCTTGCGCGAACTCTACCGCTATTCCGATAACCTGCCCAAGAACTTGAGCCTTGCGGATTTTAGGCACATCGTGGACGGCAATGCCGACATTGGCAAATGCCCCCCACAGGTCCTCGCTGCGGCTCAGTATTTTCTCGACCACCCGAATCAATGGAAGCAGTTGTACGGCGGCTCGATAGATCAGGTCCACAAAGAGGACTTCCTGCAGGTCGCTTCCTCATCGATGAGTCTCACTCGAGACGAGCTGGGCACACTAAACACAATCAACAAGAACCAGGACGCTTTCTTTGGAAATGGCGATCTGACCCGGGAAAAGCTCGTGAGTATGGTGGACGACAAGAGCCTTTCCCTCGAGGTACGAAGCGCAGCTTCCCAGCTGCTCTCGGATCCTGTGCTGTTCGGGTTGATGAACAACGCGATTACTGGCTACAAAACCCACCACAAGTTTTTTGACTTCGGCGGCGGCCATACGGTTGATTCGGGAAACATCAGCAGAAGCGATTTCAACCAGTTCTTCAACAACATGTCGGGTGCGAACCGCGCCGCTCCGCAATTGAAAACGCATGCCGCTCAAACGCCGGCCGAACAGGAGGCCACGGCGGACATGATGATTGGCGTGGCTGACCAGCCCGACATCAAGTCTCCCAAGAAGAACGGTGGCGCCCTCATGCACGCGCTCAATGACGTGCTCAAGGTAGGCTCGAAGGTACTCGACTGGACAGCGACGGCCGTTGGTGTACTCGGCTTCATTCCAGGGCTCGGCGAACTGGCCGATCTTGCTTCAATGGTGATCGAGGCCGAAGCGCAAGCTGCAAATCTTCTGCACACCGCAATCAGCGGCGGCAACATGAAGAAGGCGTTGGAGGAAGCTGGGCTCAGCCTTGCGGCGCAGGCCGTGGGCTGCATCGCCGGCCCCGAGGTCAAAATAGCGATTCGAGAAGGCTTGGTGAAGCAGGCAATTCAAGAAGCGGCGACGGCCGGCATCAACCTGCCCGTGTCGATGGCCCAGTCCTACGCCGAGGACTATCTGAATAACCTCAAGGCACGGATTGAATCCGAGCGCACGCAAGCTGCAGGTGCCTACGCCTAG
- a CDS encoding histidine kinase, whose protein sequence is MPDPHDVQHFTPTQSSNVSKTDRVVPISGPERNLLCALSYVHLACGQSAHSLALLRLVVHEHSQDVELLRIFAYALISERLGEEALSALDRLDMLDDEPSSRLPLLLLRSHALRQAGRMAEAQATFKRYVSLRGSPAPVKQ, encoded by the coding sequence ATGCCCGATCCGCACGACGTGCAGCACTTTACACCGACCCAGTCGTCGAATGTTTCCAAAACCGATCGGGTAGTTCCGATCTCTGGGCCCGAGCGCAATTTGCTCTGCGCGCTTTCCTATGTCCACCTTGCGTGTGGGCAGAGCGCACACAGTCTGGCTCTCTTGCGGCTCGTCGTTCACGAACATTCTCAAGACGTCGAGCTGCTTCGCATCTTCGCCTATGCCCTCATCTCAGAGCGCCTCGGCGAAGAAGCACTATCGGCATTGGACAGGCTGGACATGCTTGATGATGAGCCATCGTCGCGCCTGCCATTGCTGCTGCTGCGCAGCCATGCTCTGCGTCAGGCTGGCCGCATGGCCGAGGCGCAGGCAACCTTCAAGCGCTATGTTTCCTTGCGGGGCAGCCCGGCTCCGGTCAAACAATAA